Part of the Deinococcus radiopugnans ATCC 19172 genome, TGCGCGAGATCGCCCTGCGGCAGGTGGCGAGCGTGGTGGAGCAGGCCGCGCCTCAGGGGAGCCCCGGTGTGCAGGAAGTCGTGGTGGTCGCCATCGCCGCCGAGGAAAGTGCCGCGCGCCTGATCCGCCGGGGCGGGCAACTGGCCGCGCGGCTGCACGCGGCGCTGCATGTGGTGACGATCCGTGGCCCACGCGTCACGCCCGAGCAAGCGCGGCTGTTGGACACCTACCGCGCCCTGACGGTGGCGCTGGGCGGCCAGTTTGAAGTGCTGGGGGGCGACGGCGGAGTGGCCGCCGCGTTGATCGCCTACGTTCAGCTTTCGCGGGCCACCCAGGTGGTGATGGGCGAGACCAGCCGCTCGCGCTGGGCTGAAGTCTGGCGCGGCGACATCATCAAGCAGGTGCTACGGGGCACGCGAAATGTGGACGTGCATGTCATCAGCCGGGACTGACGGGCGAGATCGGCCAATCCACACGTGAGGTCATGGGAGGCCGTTGGTGTGTCCGGCGACAGCCCCGGGGTCGACGCGGGTCAGGGCGGCGGCCCACGTTGATGTTCCGCCGCCGCCTCCGTTGATGGCGATGCCCCCTGGCCCACTGGACGGTTCAGGGACCTTCACTTGCCACGAATCGGGCCGTGCGTCCGCAGCGACACCGTGTGGCGACCGAGAAACAGGTTCTTCATCCTCGCCTGTCGCCTCGCCTGACACGGCGTTGACGTTCCGATGACGGCAGGCTGACATCCGGCCCGCAGACTCCGGCCATGAAAAAGATCCTCATGCTGGGCCTCACGCTGATCGCCCCCTCTGCCGCGGCCCAGGGCCTGACTGGCGCGGGTGCGAGCTTTCCCTACCCGCTGTACAGCAAGATGTTCGCCGAGTACAAGAACGCCACCGGCACCAGCGTGAACTACCAGAGCGTCGGCAGCGGCAGCGGCCAGAAGCAGATCCTTGAGCGCACCGTGGACTTCGCCGGGTCCGACAACCCCATGAGCGACGAGCAGCTCAAGACCGCGCCCGCCAAGCTGCTGCACATCCCTACCGCCATCGGCGCCGTCGTGCCGTCCTACAACCTGCCCGGCATCACTGCGCCTCTGAAGTTCACGGGCAAGGTGCTGGCGGACATCTACCTGGGCAAGATCAAGACTTGGAATGACAAGGCCATCACGGCCCTGAACCCCGGCGTGACCATTCCCCCGCTGCCGATCACGGTGGCGCGCCGCAGCGACGGCTCGGGCACCACCTTCGTGTTCTCCGACTACCTGAGCAAGGTCAGCAGCGAGTGGAAGTCCAAGGTCGGCACCGGCAACAGCCTGGACTGGCCGGTCGGCACCGGCGCGAAGGGCAATGACGGCGTGGCGGGCGTCGTGAAGAGCACGCCCGGCGCGCTGGGCTACGTGGAGCTGGTGTACGCCAAGCAGAACAAGCTCCCTTATGGCAGCGTCCAGAACCGTGCGGGCAAGTTCGTGCTGGCCGACAACGGCCCGGCCAGCAAGGCCGCCGAGGGCGTCGTGATTCCCAGTGACACCCGCGTCAGCATCACCAACAGCCCCAACGCCGACGCCTACCCGGTGGCCAGCTTCACCTACGTGATCTTCTACCAGGATCAGAAATATGGCAACCGCACAGAAGCGCAGGCCCAGGAACTCCAGAAGCTGCTGTCGTGGATGACCACCTCCGGCCAGCAGTACAACGAGCCTCTGGACTACGCCAGGCTGCCCACCAATGCGGCGAACAAGGCCAAAAGCATCATCAAGAGCATGACCTACGGCGGCAAGAAGATCTAAGCATTGTGTCCAACCTTGAGCGGCCCTGGAGAGTCTCCGGGGCCGTTTTGCTTTGGCTTTCGGAGATTGGAACGCGCCCTACAGGCGACGCGCCACGGCCCCCGTGTCTGTGCGGGATGCCTGACATCACCCTGACACCCCTGCCCTCAACTGTCAGACGTATGCCCGCCAGGGAGAGAAACCATGAGTGAACCCGCCCGTCGTCTGCCCAGCCGCACCGGCCTGTCTAGCGGGAGCGACCGCGTCTTTCAGTCCCTGATCCTGATCCTGGCCAGCGTGATCGTGCTGGTGTTCGTGGTCAGCCTGTACCTGCTGGGCAAGGACAGCTGGCCGGCCTTGCAACGCTTTGGGACAGAGTTCCTGACCACGCGC contains:
- the pstS gene encoding phosphate ABC transporter substrate-binding protein PstS — translated: MKKILMLGLTLIAPSAAAQGLTGAGASFPYPLYSKMFAEYKNATGTSVNYQSVGSGSGQKQILERTVDFAGSDNPMSDEQLKTAPAKLLHIPTAIGAVVPSYNLPGITAPLKFTGKVLADIYLGKIKTWNDKAITALNPGVTIPPLPITVARRSDGSGTTFVFSDYLSKVSSEWKSKVGTGNSLDWPVGTGAKGNDGVAGVVKSTPGALGYVELVYAKQNKLPYGSVQNRAGKFVLADNGPASKAAEGVVIPSDTRVSITNSPNADAYPVASFTYVIFYQDQKYGNRTEAQAQELQKLLSWMTTSGQQYNEPLDYARLPTNAANKAKSIIKSMTYGGKKI